The window TGTGACGGAGCTGACGCTGGAAAAACTCGGCATTACGGCAGAACGCATTGAGGAGATTCAGACCATTCCCTATGAGCATCTCACGACAGCATCGAATGAGGCACTCAAACAAGCAGGGGAGGAATTCAAGGTTCCACAGGCACTCGGAACAGGCTATGGTATGAGCTGGGAGCCGGTGATTGACGGCGACTTCATGCCGACGAATCCTGTGACGGCAGACGGCTTTGCCGCCGCAGGGAAGGACATCCCACTGCTCATTGGTTCGAATCGGACGGAGTGGACGAACTTCCGTGACATCCTCGGGATGGAGAAAACGCAGTCCGACAATGTGAACACATGGAGCACAGAGGAAGTTGACCGCCGTCTGAGGGACGCATACGGTGATAAGGCGGAGAAAATCGCGGCGGCATTCCTGCGCGCCTATCCGCAGAAGAAACGTGCAGATGCACTCTACGTCGACACGATGATCCGCCTGCCGATCAAAGAGATCATGGATCACGAGGCAATGCAGGGCGGCGCACCTGTCTACGCCTATCTCTTCGCGTGGGATTCGCCGATGATGGGCGGAGTCTATATGTCCTACCACACGGCAGAGATTCCCTTTGTATTTCACAACATTGACCGCGCGGAGAAAAGCATCGGCACAAGCGCGGAGGCAAAGAAACTCGAAGCGCAGATGAGCCGCGCTTGGATTAATTTCGCCCGCACGGGAAAACCCGAAGCGCCCGGCATGCCGAATTGGGATGCCTATACACTGCAAGGAGGCGCAACCATGATGTTTGACGCTGATACGAAGCTCGTACATCACCACGACGCAGAATTATTGAAACTGCTCGCACCTGCGCAATAAATTTGGCAAAGCAAACGTATGGGAATCGAATGAAATGGAGGTCATGAGATGAGAACCTTATTGACGATCCTGATGGCGACGATGATGATGCTGCTGACAGCGTGTGACGGAGGCAATGCGCAAACGGGCGCAGATACTTCTGCACAGAAAGAACCACAGACGACATCATCTGCACGAAGCGATCAGCGCGTCCTTGTCGCATACTTCTCTCGCGCCGACGAAAACACAGGCGGTGTCGGCTACATCGAGAAGGGAAACACAAAGATTCTTGCAGAGATGATCGCCGAACGCACGCACGGTGACATCTTTGAAATCAAGACCGTCAAGCCGTATCCGAAGGAATACCGTCCCGCAACGGAAGCCGCCAAGCAAGAAAAGGAAGAACACGCCCGTCCTGAAATCGTCGACGAACTGCCAGATCTCAGCAAGTACGATGTCGTCTTCCTCGGTTATCCGATTTGGTGGAGCGACATGCCGATGCCTGTCTACACCTTCCTCGATCGGGAGAATTTCGCGGGCAAGATCATCCTGCCGTTCTGCACACATGAAGGGAGCGGGCTCTCTGATACGCAGCGGTCGATTGCGGACGTGACAAAGGCGGATGTCAGGGAGGGCTTTGCGCTCCAGGGACATATCGCGCAGAAGTCGCCCGAGGAGGCGCGGACGGCACTCTATGAATGGATGTCGAAACAAGGATATTAAGGAGGATTTCAAATGGCAGTGGAAAATGTAAAACTCAATAATGGTGTAATGATGCCGCTTGAGGGCTTCGGCGTGTTCCAGATTCCCGACCTTGCAGAGTGTGAGCGCGTGACCATCGAGGCGATTCGGCAGGGCTACCGCCTGATCGACACGGCGGCAGCATATCAGAACGAGGAGGCGGTGGGTGCGGCGATTGCAAAGTCGGGTGTGCCGCGTGAGGAACTGTTCATCACAACGAAGCTCTGGGTGCAGGATATCTCCTATGAGGCGGCGGGTACGGCGTTTGAGCGTTCCCTGCAAAAACTCGGGTTGGACTATCTCGATCTCTACCTCATTCATCAGCCGATGGGGGATTTCTTCGGCGCGTGGCGGCGGCTCGAGGAGCTGCACCGCGCGGGGAAGATTCGGGCGATCGGCGTGTCGAACTTCTATCCTGCCGTGCTTGCGAACTTCTGTGAGACGGTGGAGATAAAGCCAATGGTGAATCAGGTGGAGCTGCATCCGTTCTTTCAGCAGGAGGCGGCACTCGCGACGATGAAGGAGTACGGTGTCGTGCCGCAGGCATGGGGACCGCTCGCCGAGGGCAAACACGGCATCTTTACGCATCCCGTACTGACGAAGATCGGGGAGAAGTACGGAAAGACGGCGGCGCAGGTGGCACTCCGCTGGAATACGCAGCGTGGCGTGTCGATCCTGCCGAAGTCCGTGCGTGCTGAGCGCATCGCGGTAAATCTCGATATCTGGGACTTTGCGCTGAACGAGGCGGAGATGGCAGAGATCGCAAAGCTCGACCTCGGGCACAGCGAGATCGTCAACCACGACGACCCTGCGTTTGTGAAATGGCTGCACGAGCGCAGGATTCACGATTGAGGCATAGCGAAGAATAGAAATGAGGGAACGTAGTGGTGACGGTATGCGGCTTTTCGTCTGCGGCATCATCGCAGCAGCGGCGGCTATGCTGTGCTTCGGTAGCTGTTTATCCTTTGCGCGGGAGGCAGAAAACATACAGACCGGCACCGATGCAGAGGAGGAGATGAGCGTGTTTTCAGCAGAGTCCCGCGTGGAGGATGTGGCAAGGGCACTCCTGTTTGCACCGTACGGTCGGCTGCTCTTTCCCGTACAGAGCGGGTACATGGATGGCGATACGCTCGGCAGTCTGCGCCTGACATGGTATTCTCACATCTCGCCTGCGCGAACCGTGGCAGTTGTGAATCGGCTTGCGGCAGACGCAGCGGCGGGGCATCGGATTTTCTATCCGATCTACACAGAGGAGGAGATGCGGCGCGACCCCGCGAAGCGTGATACAGGGCTGTTTTTCTTTCGTGGGCGAACGGGAGCGCCTGTCGCCGTCGTGAGTGCGGGCGGCGGATTTGCCTATGTGGGGGCGATGCAGGACAGTTTTCCACATGCGCTCGTCCTCTCTGAGCGCGGAGTGAACGCCTTTGCACTGATCTATCGACCGCGTGCGCAGACGGCGTGCGAAGATCTTTCACGCGCGGTTGCCTTTCTCCACGAACATGCGGCAGAACTGGGCGTTGACATGCGTGGTTACTCCATCTGGGGCGGCTCGGCGGGAGCGCGTATGGCAGCGTGGGTCGGTTCGCATGGAACGGAGGCGTTTGGACAGCGTTCATATCCGCGTCCTGCCGCCGTCATTATGCAGTATACGGACTTGTCGGAGGTCTATGGTACAGAGCCGCCGACATACAGCTGTGTCGGGACGGCCGATGGCATTGCCTCATGGCAGACGATGCAGCGGCGTACACAGGCGATCCGCAGAAACGGACAGGCGGCAGAGATCGAAGTGTTTAAAGGTCTGCCGCATGGCTTCGGGCTTGGTGAGGGCACTGCTGCCGAAGGATGGCTGAACCGTGCCGCAGATTTTTGGATAGCACAAAGATAAAATGAGGAGGCAACGGTATGAATATACTGTTTATCAACGGCAGTCCGAACAGAGACGGAAATACGGCAGCTCTTGCAGCGAGGTTTCTGCAAGGGCACACCTATGAGACGCTGAATCTTACGGACTATCGGATCAATGTTTATGGACAGGAGCTGCCAGGCGATCAATTCTCTGAGGTGCTTGAAAAAGTGCGGGCGGCGGATTTTATCGTCATCGGTTCGCCGCTTTATTGGCACAATATCTGTGGCGCTGTGCGCAATCTGCTGGATCGATTCTACGGTCCTGTCGAGGCGGGGAGTCTTCACGGGCAGATTGCCTTCCTTTTCCAAGGTGCAGCACCTGAGAAGTGGATGCTGGAGGCAGGCGAATATACAATGCGCCGTTTTGCTGATCTCTATGGATTGACGTATCTCGGCATGGTGACATCGGTACGCGAGGCAGACGTGCTTGCGGCGAAGATTGGCTAAGAATATTTTAGAATCAAGAACCTCGGACTGAGAATAGGCAGTCCGAGGTTCTTGTGTATGAGAATTCTTTAATCAAGAATACGAGTGTGAAGTTCAAGTCTGTGGGTGCAATGGTCAATGTTGTACCCGTTGATGTGCAAAATTGCCAGATCGACGTTCAGAGTTGTCCGATATCTGGGTTTCATTGACCAATTTTTAGATTTCCGTGTCCAGTTTTTCTGGCTAGGGTGTGCAAATGCACCCCCTTTCACTATGCCGCGAAGCCTTGATTTATGCGGCTTCACGGCGTATACTCTCTTAACGATAGTCAGGGGGGTGCAAGGGGGTGCATCGTTAATCGGGTATAGGGGGTGCATCGTTAGATTGTATCAAAGTTAGGGATAAGACGGACATGTTATTTCAACTTTGCTGCAAGGAGCGCACAATATCTGCAAGGATGACGTTTGTGCATGTGGACATGAGCGGTGGTTCGCTTCTTCCTGCAGGCTCTGGACGAGTCGGCGGCGGATGCCGTTGAGGCGATCGATCGCTTGACGGAGCTGCATGAAAAAACGCGGCTTTCGTAGACACGTTGGGAAGGGTGAAAAAATGCCTCGCGCGTCTTTCGCTATATCGAAGCGAATCCGATCGCCGATATACGAAAGATGGCAGAGGCATGGGGGATGTCCTTCAATACGGCCACGGCGGTAATCCAGCGGCTGGCGAATGCGAAATCTTGGTAGAAACAAGCGAGAAGAGAAGAAGACGCATCTTTGCCTATGAAGCTTATTTGGACATATTGAGGAAGGGAACGTGAAAAAACGGCAAGTTGCAACGCATAGATGGTCTGATAAGCTGCCTTTCACCGTAAGAAATTGCGCCAGATCGTAAAAGCTGCGAAGACGATGAGGAGGAAGAAAACGAAGGGACGAGGCGGCTCTTTTCTTTTGCCTTGCAGAATCCAATGGAGATCGTCGCGCAGGAGAAAGATGCACAGAAGCGGGCCTAGAATGAATATGGCTTCATTCGCATGGAAGGCGGCAGCGAGGTCGCCTTCGGAGAGCGAGAGCATCAAACGGGTGATGCCGCAGCCGGGGCAATCGAGTCCTGTCATGGCGTGGAAGGGGCATGGCAGACTGAGTCCCGTCGTGCGGCAGAAGATGAGATAGGCGACGCCGACGGCGAGGAGTAGGGCGTAGCGCTGGAAAATGACCTTGGCGCGTGTTCGCTGCTCGGCAGCAAGCCATCTTGCTGCCCCTTCTGCATTGCCTGTGATGGTTTTTGCGGCAAAAAGAAACCGCCCGAAAGCGGACGGCTTCTCTCTTTTCGTATCGTTCATGATTTAGAAGGCCTGCGATGCGCCGCCATCGTGGTCGATGATGTCGTTGAGCGCACTCTGCATCAAGGCGTAACTGATGATGCCGAAGCCGAAGAGGGCGAGGACGAGATAGATGATGGGGAGGTTCGTGTCTGCCGTCATGCCGCGTTTCTGCTTCGCCATGACGATGGTCTCGCCCATCTTGTAGAGCCAGTAGAAGCTGTAGATGCCGCAGGTGAGGAAGGAGAAGAGGATGACCATGCCGCCTGAAGCGGTCGTACGTTCGCCCGCTGCTGCGTGCGCATCTTCGGTGAGCGTATAGACCCAATAGAGGGCGTAGAGACCGACGGTAATGAAGGAAAGAACGATGGCAAGGGGAATGCTTCTTTTTGTCATGAGGAATCTTCCTTTCTGGTTGAACAGGATAAAAACGGTGGCTCTTGGCGAGCGCTAGGCGTGCGGCTTTTGCAGAGATACGCGCGGTGCATCTGCCGAAAAGATGGGTTCGGACGGTGCGCCGCAGTTCTTTTGCTGCAGAAAGTCGTTGAGAGAGGCTTGCAGGAATGCCATGGTGAAATTGTAGGTGCGCAGAATCGCCATGAGCAGGTAGACGAGCGTCGGACTGTCGTCCTTGCGCTTGTAGACTGCCCAGAGGACGATGCCGGAAAGGATGGCCTGAACGATGGCGGTGACGAGAAGCCCGATGATGAACGCCAGGATGACAATGCCGATGGCCATGGCGTCCTCGGCAGAATCGTGATGCATCGGGGCGGCTTCCGTAGCGGCGCTGAGAATGAATTGGAAGGTGTATTCGAGCATCGTGAAGACGATGTAGATGACTGTCATGATAATGGTGACGATCGTATACGTCTTGTTGCTCACGGAGTCGGGAGGCAGGCCGTTTTCGCGGCGCAGTTCGACGAGTTCGCCGCCGATCTTGTAGAGCCAGTAGTAGAAGTAAAGAGAGCAGGTGAGGATCGTATAGAGTACGGCCGTGCCGCCATCCACCGTGCGCGGCTTGCCCGAGAGGGCGTGGATCTCGTTCGTCAGCTTGTACATCCAGTAAAGTCCGTAGATGCCGCAGGTAATGACGGTCAGGACGATGGAGAGCGCGATGTCGCGCTTCTGTATCTGCATGAAAACCTCCTTATCAAATATTAGAGTTCTTTCAAAATGGCTCTTTTACGAGAGAAGCTCCATGGGGCGCCTGCCTCATGGAGCTTCTTCTTCAGCGCACGCGTGCGGCAGGCTCTTCCTTCTCCTCTTCGGGGAAGACGACGCCCTGCACCTGTACGTTCGTTTCGACGACCTTGAGGCCGGTCATGGACTCGATGGCGCGACGCACGTTCTTCTGCACGTCGGTTGCGACGTGGCGGATGTCGACGCCGTAGGTCACGACGATGGAGAGATCGACAGCGGCTTCCTGCTCGCCGACTTCGACCTTGACGCCCTTCGAGAAATTCCTGCGGCCAAGCATCTCGGCGATGCCGCCGATGAGACCGCCGCTCATTCCTGCGACGCCGTCGACGTCCATCGCCGCGAGTCCTGCGATGACGCTGACGACCTCATCGGCGACGCGGATCGAGCCGAGTCCTTCGTTGCTCGTCATGAGCGGAGCTGTATCT of the Selenomonas sputigena genome contains:
- a CDS encoding flavodoxin family protein, yielding MNILFINGSPNRDGNTAALAARFLQGHTYETLNLTDYRINVYGQELPGDQFSEVLEKVRAADFIVIGSPLYWHNICGAVRNLLDRFYGPVEAGSLHGQIAFLFQGAAPEKWMLEAGEYTMRRFADLYGLTYLGMVTSVREADVLAAKIG
- a CDS encoding DUF4234 domain-containing protein, translating into MTKRSIPLAIVLSFITVGLYALYWVYTLTEDAHAAAGERTTASGGMVILFSFLTCGIYSFYWLYKMGETIVMAKQKRGMTADTNLPIIYLVLALFGFGIISYALMQSALNDIIDHDGGASQAF
- a CDS encoding aldo/keto reductase; its protein translation is MAVENVKLNNGVMMPLEGFGVFQIPDLAECERVTIEAIRQGYRLIDTAAAYQNEEAVGAAIAKSGVPREELFITTKLWVQDISYEAAGTAFERSLQKLGLDYLDLYLIHQPMGDFFGAWRRLEELHRAGKIRAIGVSNFYPAVLANFCETVEIKPMVNQVELHPFFQQEAALATMKEYGVVPQAWGPLAEGKHGIFTHPVLTKIGEKYGKTAAQVALRWNTQRGVSILPKSVRAERIAVNLDIWDFALNEAEMAEIAKLDLGHSEIVNHDDPAFVKWLHERRIHD
- a CDS encoding alpha/beta hydrolase, with product MRERSGDGMRLFVCGIIAAAAAMLCFGSCLSFAREAENIQTGTDAEEEMSVFSAESRVEDVARALLFAPYGRLLFPVQSGYMDGDTLGSLRLTWYSHISPARTVAVVNRLAADAAAGHRIFYPIYTEEEMRRDPAKRDTGLFFFRGRTGAPVAVVSAGGGFAYVGAMQDSFPHALVLSERGVNAFALIYRPRAQTACEDLSRAVAFLHEHAAELGVDMRGYSIWGGSAGARMAAWVGSHGTEAFGQRSYPRPAAVIMQYTDLSEVYGTEPPTYSCVGTADGIASWQTMQRRTQAIRRNGQAAEIEVFKGLPHGFGLGEGTAAEGWLNRAADFWIAQR
- a CDS encoding DUF4234 domain-containing protein, giving the protein MQIQKRDIALSIVLTVITCGIYGLYWMYKLTNEIHALSGKPRTVDGGTAVLYTILTCSLYFYYWLYKIGGELVELRRENGLPPDSVSNKTYTIVTIIMTVIYIVFTMLEYTFQFILSAATEAAPMHHDSAEDAMAIGIVILAFIIGLLVTAIVQAILSGIVLWAVYKRKDDSPTLVYLLMAILRTYNFTMAFLQASLNDFLQQKNCGAPSEPIFSADAPRVSLQKPHA
- a CDS encoding Asp23/Gls24 family envelope stress response protein, giving the protein MAEDTAPLMTSNEGLGSIRVADEVVSVIAGLAAMDVDGVAGMSGGLIGGIAEMLGRRNFSKGVKVEVGEQEAAVDLSIVVTYGVDIRHVATDVQKNVRRAIESMTGLKVVETNVQVQGVVFPEEEKEEPAARVR
- a CDS encoding DUF2752 domain-containing protein produces the protein MNDTKREKPSAFGRFLFAAKTITGNAEGAARWLAAEQRTRAKVIFQRYALLLAVGVAYLIFCRTTGLSLPCPFHAMTGLDCPGCGITRLMLSLSEGDLAAAFHANEAIFILGPLLCIFLLRDDLHWILQGKRKEPPRPFVFFLLIVFAAFTIWRNFLR
- a CDS encoding flavodoxin produces the protein MRTLLTILMATMMMLLTACDGGNAQTGADTSAQKEPQTTSSARSDQRVLVAYFSRADENTGGVGYIEKGNTKILAEMIAERTHGDIFEIKTVKPYPKEYRPATEAAKQEKEEHARPEIVDELPDLSKYDVVFLGYPIWWSDMPMPVYTFLDRENFAGKIILPFCTHEGSGLSDTQRSIADVTKADVREGFALQGHIAQKSPEEARTALYEWMSKQGY